CCGATAACGCTTGGCTTTTATTAGGCTATTTACCATTTCAGTCTCATTTACCGTTAACCTACTACAGAGAAAGAACTCCATCCTAATGCGTAAAAATCTTGATAACAACGTGCTTAAGTTCAAACGCTGATCGCGTTCAAAATCTCGTGTGGGTGAATCAAGACTGGGTACGGGCTTGCGGACAGCGCTACAGTTCGAGCCGCTACCCACATCAAGTGACAGGAAAACGTCGTTTGAAGATTACTGGCTACGTGAGAGGTAGACTTTTAAACTTTAAACGCGACGATAGGTGGAGGAAACAGCGGGGGGGAAGCCGACCCATAAAAACTAGCCAAGGCACCGGAATACGAACTTGAAGAGATCTGGGTGTTTTCCACAAAACTCTCAGTGCGCAAATGGAGGCAATGCGATCTATTACCAATATGGATCTTCCACCTCAGAATCTCCTGTCATCAATCAGCTGTTTCGACCAAACTGACTCGGTACCACATCAGCCAGGAGGACTGGTCGCGGGCCGAATTGGGGCACTTGGCTTACCTACCGGATCTATGAGGGAGAGGTACGGGGAAAGTGGCGACATGAATACGGTAGCAGAGAGCAGCGGCGGGGAGCAGAGCCCGGACGATGACAGCGATGAAAGGTGCTACTTGACAGACACAGTGGCGTGCAGTGGTCAGTCTTACGTGGGTAAGAAACACGGAGAGCAGAAATCGCTGAGGCTGAACATAAACGCGCGCGAGCGGAGGCGTATGCACGACCTGAACGATGCGCTGGACGAGCTGAGGTCAGTGATCCCGTACGCGCACAGCCCTTCTGTAAGGAAACTCTCAAAAATTGCTACTCTGCTCCTGGCCAAAAATTACATCCTCATGCAGGCGCAGGCATTAGAGGAAATGAAAAGGTTGGTGGCTTATCTAAACCAAAGTCAAGGCATTTCTACAACTTCTCTGACCCCAGCACCTGCACCCAGTCCAGCCTTGGGTGGCTACGAACAACAAAGCCGTTACGCATTCGGTGCGGGACTTACAGTCTCGTCGTGTGCCGATAAATGCGCACTTTTCAGCAACCTCACATCCAGTGTCTACAAGCCGTGTGCGGACAAGCcctaaatgcaaaaaaaaaaaaaaaaaaaaaacgaaaatgacTCAGAGtctattttaacaaaatatttagaCCGGAATCACCTTCACTCTaccaggaaaaaagaaaaatgtttgtaGGCCTAGTTATCAACTCACCCAAAGTGGCGCAGTTTGAAAACTAatttctgtatatgtgtgtgaaaaCCATTATGGCAAGTTACAAGTGATTTTAATTTGATCGTTTTAAAAAGTAAGGTTTGTAACGGGACATTTTCGATTTCATGGAGGGTATGAATATTCCGTGCTTACACAGGGTCCCAGTTCATACATGAGGGCTAAATGCATCTTTAACATGTTATTAAGTGTTAATCAATTTCATCTGCATAATCATTTGATCTTACTGCCTGTGGTATTGCTATCCATTATACAATTATCATGCTCAATGTAGGCCTGTGTATACTTGACTTATTTCCATCAAGGTAAGCATGATAATGCAGTTGTCATGGCAATGTTAATTGAGTGATTTTAGCCAATGTATAGCCCACGATTGTGAAAGAACGGAGGCAGCTACGGCTGTTGAGGGTAACTGTCTGGAACTCCAAATTCCCAAATGTTGGATGATTCTGCAAACAACCAATGCTCATTAGGCAGCATGTAACGTCCATGGTtctgaaaaagttattttgtcCATGCCCTTAATTTTCCCAGAGTGTTTGTTTCATCACTTTAACATTGATTTATTCGGACAACTTGAAACTGCCTGTTCGCTGCATTGGTAGCCTACTGTTGTGGGAGAAGGGGGTGTTATATTttctgctggtgtttttaatTCCACTAGGCTTAATGCAGTATCTTTCTTGGGGTGACGTTAAACTGTTTAAGCTGCTTGCCAGATCAAAGGCATAAAATCACGAGGCTACATATGTTGGctcacacagtgcagcacacGAAGAACAcctgtaattattattgttttcgaaggctttattaaaatattttgaacaaaaCTGTTTCATTGTATCGTTCACTGGCTGTGTTttgatgtgatttttatttggaCGAAGTTTTTCGGAGaagttttgctttttattgATTATAACGATTTCTAAACATCCGACTATTGCTTAACGGTTAACAACAACTATTTGAAAACTGTCTGTAATGCCAAAATGGGACAACCGAAATAATTCGATACGGCAAGCACTTAAACTCCAATTCTATCCTCCATGCTATTAGAGAATGTAATTTAAACACTGCTCAATGCCTTAATTAGGTATCTTCAATCACGAGGCACGTGGTGTGGTGACACTTCTGTTAATTTATTAGCTATTCATCGGCCTTTCTGTGAAAAAGGAGACGCCTTATGGGATTGGAATTCACAGTGAAAACTGATCACaacaacattttattcaacTGAATCCATTGCTAATGGTTTTTAACGTTTAAAATGCACTGTGTCGTCAACATTGTCGTATGAAAAAATTTAGTCTATTATTTGTGGCTTAGAAATGTCTAGGTTATTTCAACCCATACTAAAGCTTAGTCAGAAATGCTGTAATATCAAGAgctaatataataattttaaacaacTGTGCAATAAATAATGTAGGTTCAATTAAACTCTGTTTGAtccatttttatatgttttatgttttcagatAAAACATCTCtcggtgttttttaaaaaaataattagatttacaatttctgatttaaatatttatgttggcTATTTCCACGGCTCCCGGTCGGTCTCGTTCATTTTGACAAGCACTTCAGTTGGTCTTAATGAACTAAGTATGCAAATTTGTTGAAAGTATGAAAACCCTTGTAACAGTGCGAATGCAGTAGCACATTGATGCTCTCTGGCCCGCAGTTCCATATGAAACTAATGGCGTATGACATATGTAGGTCTACCGGTTATCATGACCAATCAAATGAGAAACAAACATCTGATAAACTAAAAATCCTCTTTGGAATTTTTGTTACTTAAAATTttcaattgtatttatattgtacCATTGTATTGCATGCAGGTACTGTCGTAAGATTTTTTTAGAGAGAACGTGGGATTTCACGATCGCAGAATCCCAAGGCCTATCTTACAAGGGGCTGTAATGTCTTATAAGAACGAGTACTGTCGATACAATGAATGTTTAGACATTAATTTCTTCCCTAAAACAGGACTTTCCTTTCTGGCCGAGTACAGTCTGACGATTCCCGCTGAACTTGAGCAACGGTTCGCATCGTTTCAGAACCACGGACAGCACCATCAAcgaaaaaatgaatgtatgtctCGATaaaattcattatgtttctAAATAAAATTGTGGTCCTATAATATTTAACGTTGTACAGTAGGTTATATGATACCAATGATTCCTTTTGGTGAAAATTTGAAAGAAGATACataatttcatttgaacaaCATTGATTCTTGTCCCTTAAGATACGATTATTTTCCTTTCAAGGAATAAACCAAACTGATCTTTAATGAAAGATTCAAATGTTTTAGATTGGATTCAAGTTAAACTGGTGGACTTGTAGTTCCCTAGATCAGAAAAATCCCCCTTCTCAGACGTTGGTATTATACAACCGTGCTTCCGGTTACCTGGCATTTCTCCAGTTTTAAGAGAATGCATAAAATACCCGTTAGTAGTATATAGATGAGTTTCCCGAGCCCTTTGAGTACTACTGGACACATTCCATAGAGGCCTGCTGTCTTATTTGTCTTAATTTCCCCATAATTTTTCTAGTAGGCCTACTTCTCAGTCTTTTATCTCAATATCTGCTACAACGTTCTGAATACTGGATATGCTTTCATTCACACTAGTAGCTTCTTCTCTGGCAAAACGCTCAACCAAGTAATTAACTGTTGGTGTATCAGCAATATCCTGACATAGAATCATCTGTTTCTATTACTGAGGCTCATTTACTTAGCAAACTCGGAGAGACCATTCTGCATGTAGCTTCGCCGCTAACTCTTTCTGTTCAGCTGATACAGGATAAATACAGgattaaaaagtaaatgaaaacgtctctcactcactctccatATGTTGTGATCTTGAATTTTTTTAGCCACAAACACTTCAGCAAAGAGCCATTATCTGGGTGTTAGACACTGGATTAACCTGCCCACTCTCCATCAAGACAGGACCCTGCTTTGTTTTTCTAAGGTACAGTGTCGTGTGCGGTGTACTGCGAGTGACAGCATGACAGGTCTACAAACAGGACTGTTGTTGCCGTGGTGCCTCCTCCACCTGAAGGGCCCGCCCTCCTCTTGGTGCTGTCAGATCAGAAGCAGTAACAGGCAGTGTCTGACCGCAGGGCACAGCTGACACTGCTCACAGACCTGGAGGATAGCGGTCCAGATTCCACACCTGAGAAGGCTCTCATTGGGAGCTGTGTCCAtctcagacactcacacatgcacacacacacacgcaggtatgcatgcagacatgcacacacacaaacatgtatatacgcacgcatacatgcacacacatacatgcacacatacacatatacatgcacacacatacatgcacacacatgcatgcacgcacacacacatgcacgtacacacacacacacacacgcacacatgcacatacgcatacaGGGGTCCTCAGTCATGATCCTGTCATGTGTACACAGTCTTGTAAACATAATCCACATGCCAGCAGAACCACATCTTGCTTTTGGGATATTGCCTTCAACTGCATAAACTggacaaaaatgtcaaaaccgAAAACAACTGAAATACACAGTCTGGTTTGTTGGGTGTGTCtggcatatactgtacatatgacTGTCTATTACAGATGCATGCATTTCCAAACACAATCTGAATGCATATTTCTGTCCTGGATGGCAGACTATGCCCAGCACTTGTCAAACAGGCCTCTGTGTCACAAACATCACATCACAAGCAGACAAAGGACAGCTCACAATATCCACGCGGGTGGACCCTCCagtcagaaaaatgaaataggCAGAAGATCATTCTGCTTCGGTATGCCAAAGTGACTCCTGACAGCATCACAGAGAGGATGAAGAACTGTTCCTTTGTTTGCAGTTCACTCCTGCAAGtaagttttaaaaacacattcatgttgtactgtatttgtatttcgTTGAGACATTTTCTCTGTGGGGTGTGTTGGATGCATATTTCTGCATTCCTATTTGGGTGTTTTTTACAAAGCAGGAGCCACTTACACAGCTTGCATTTTAGATAGCAATCCATTTATGTGGAAGCAACTTAGGTTAAGCACTTTGCacaagagtacaacagcagtacttcacctgggaatcaaatctGTAACCTCCAAGTTTTTAAAGTCCCTAAACCATTGCACTGGATTGCATCCCATGTTTAAAATCAGTGCTGACTGCATTAGGATCTgaaaaaaggattaaaataGAGCAAAACACTCAAACAGAAAGGGAACATGGAAGTAAATGATGTGAGTGTTTTGGGCAGCATGCACAGGCCAATGCTGCCCACACCAGCATGCTGCCAAAGCATATCTGCATCTTTGACTGCTGCGTCTGAGATGCTGTACATACCACATCCAAAACATTTatacatgctctctctcactctctctctctcttcctccttttctctctatctctctctctctttctccatccttctctctgtctctcacactctctccctcctctttctctcacactccctccttctctctctcttcactctctccctccctctctctccatctctctctcacgatctccctccttctcactctctcattctctccctctttctctctctgtcactctctctctcgcctcctccctccctccctctcatacCTAGTATCAGTTCTATGTGAAAGGATGGCAAACCCGTGATTTCCCATGAGGCAGCGGGGCACAGTGGGGTCGTGCAGGGTTTTCTGGGGGtagatgggggaggggaaggggaggctTGCCCTTTGTCACAAATGCGCCCTCCTCCAAACTTCTCCTCCAAAGCATTCTCTATCCTGTCAGGACCAATTAGACAATCGGACTGTCACCGGAGTACTGAACTGTGCTATATCACTGTTCTGTCACTGTCGTCCCGAaccaatcaacatttgtcattaactttgacataaacaaacacaagtgtTGGAACATTTTGGTGCTTGCTGAACATGTTaaactgcatttgtgaaaaaaagcaagcatttatatttcattatgaACTAATAGACACTGACatggctctgtacgccacatACTTTGTAAGGGCTCTGGGTTCAAAAcacgtttttattttgttgttgttgctgttgtggaCCAATCTTTCCAAATCTTTCAATGATTTTCAAAATAGTGTATTTTTaataagaacaaagaaaagataaaatttCTGTTTCCGATGGTGACTCTGACACTCGCAGTCGTTCAGCTTCTGTGTGATTCCTCAGGCTAACGCTGTCTGAATTAGCATTCCTctaacacagccacacactgagCTTTCGCCCACCCCAAAAAAGCACACCCTCAAGCTGCAAACCTCGCATCGTATCAACTAACGCCAGGCTGAAGTCCTTCTCTGAAATGACCTCTACACAAATCACATGATGCAACATAAGAACGATAGTCAGTGCCGTTGTGTCCTCATATTCACTTAATGAACGAAACCGGTTTGATCCGGAGTGGAAGGTGGGTGTGACCGGTTTTATCCACCCTGTGATGCCCGTCTCCACCTTTCCTCCCCACAAACCCGAGGGGCAAAAGCCACATGATTAGAGTGGACAGATTACAGGTTCCCTGACCAACTGAATCTGTCTGAAGCCTTGGGTTTCACACGACCTTCAAAGACTACATATTTTCCAAGTGTtacaaaaataagcaaataaactAAACAGCTGAGCATTTCCCCCACTACACTTAATGATAAATTACATCTTTGTGAGGGTCAGGGGTTTTTTTACAATGAATTCATTGACCTCAGTTTTATTCATTACTCAGCTGTCACCCAAAACCCATTCAATCCTTTGACCCTGAGACCAAGACCACTGGCTTGCATAATCTGTCAAGAGCCAGTGTGACTAGCAGCAGGGCACGTTCTTGTACCCCAGGGGCAACCCATTTACAGCAGCCATCAACATTTATGAAAGATGCCATGATTCTTATCACTCGACGGCCCAAACTAGCATTGTCTGAACTGGGGCCTCATTCACTCTAATGCTGCACATAGTTTGTTTGCGCACTGGTGACCTCCTCAATTCAGGTCCAGGAGTTGACTTCATTTATTAGAAAGATAATTCACCATCTTCTCtttataataatacattcatgGTGaagtctatttttaaaaattgccaaTCCCCAAACCATATCATACCGCTCCCAAAGTCCCCGCACATCTGGAGCATAATCACTAACAGATGGATGACTTCCCGGCGAGGAATCACTCATTAGCCCGATGCTCACCACACCAGATGGCACTGCCACCGTGCACCAACCCCAGAAAGACTCCGTCTGTGCCTTGCTCTGTCGCAACAAAATTAGTTCAACAATCTTTCCTCTACATACCCTACAAAGAAACGGACTTATTCTGCGAATATTCAGTGAATTCGTCGTGTAGTGCTTTATTCACAATTTTATGACGACAAATAACACTTATTTGTTTAAAAGGTCACTGGGCCTTTGGGTTCAGTGTTTGTGGTCATTCACAAAATCCTGTTTCTTGCACTCCACTGCGATGATGAAGGCACGTAACTGAAGTCACTTGTCACAGCAGAAACAGGATTTTGTGAATGACCGCAACAGAGactgcaaatatttttgtgaacCCTCATGAAGCGGGAAGGGACCAATGATCACCCTCAGGAAGGTAACAGCTCCAGTGGGGCACGGTGGGGGTTCTGGATCCCAAATCTGTACCATCTGCTCGTGAGCCAGGACCCCAGTGCTCAGATTCAGGGCATTTCCCGCATATTCCAGCAGCAATCTATGGCTAAGCTGTTTCCTAAATTTGTCAAGAATATTTTCCCCGGGATAATTCTTTGGCAGAAACGGGAGCATTAAAGCGGATTACTTTCATCTGAGCACCGGCAGTCTCACCAAGCCTGCTCACCGCACACCCTTCATccaaactgacattttcaatGTGACTGTCTCCTTCACAGGGAAACAAATACCATCTGTGAGGCCCCGAGTCTATTTAGCATTGTTAAATTCCACCCTCTATGCTGTGCACCGCACCTGACAACGCTGCTTAAAATCCCAACCTATTCCGGCTTGCAGGCCGGCGAATTTGAGACATTTCCATAAACGGTCTCATCGGCTGCGTGTTGTGCATTGAGATCCGGAGGACGCTTTGCGCAGGACGTGCGTGAGGAGGCTTTGCAGGACGTTCTTCACATTCGCTCGGCCATCTGCTGCCTGTGACAAGCAAGTGTGAACGTCCTCCTCGCACGAAGGCAAACTGCTCACACGGCCTTATGGCGCAAGACAGAGAAATCTCACAGCATTCCTGTACATCCCAGTACTGCACagcctttttaaatgtattagtACATCCACGCCTAATTCATGTCCAGTAGAAGGGGATTCTTGGCTGATGCATGATGGGTAATCCTCATTCAGATGAAAAAGATTTCCAATTGTGCAGGTTATAAGCAGGCGCAAGGCACTTATTACATTCCATTTATCT
This region of Anguilla rostrata isolate EN2019 chromosome 8, ASM1855537v3, whole genome shotgun sequence genomic DNA includes:
- the LOC135260804 gene encoding class E basic helix-loop-helix protein 22-like, with the protein product MEAMRSITNMDLPPQNLLSSISCFDQTDSVPHQPGGLVAGRIGALGLPTGSMRERYGESGDMNTVAESSGGEQSPDDDSDERCYLTDTVACSGQSYVGKKHGEQKSLRLNINARERRRMHDLNDALDELRSVIPYAHSPSVRKLSKIATLLLAKNYILMQAQALEEMKRLVAYLNQSQGISTTSLTPAPAPSPALGGYEQQSRYAFGAGLTVSSCADKCALFSNLTSSVYKPCADKP